Proteins from one Caulobacter sp. X genomic window:
- the trbJ gene encoding P-type conjugative transfer protein TrbJ — MTLTRRRLAVAVAASLLAAAPAIPSVAFAQFTVFDPTNYAQNVLQAARALQTINNQISSLQNEAQMLIGQAKSLASLPYSSLAALQAQVDRTRDLLAEAQGLAFDVSQIREAFRTQYGAVDLSASDAVLTQRADARWGAAVAGFQDALKVQAGVVGGMGASRDQLANLVTQSQGAEGGLQAAQAGNQLLALQAQQLSDLLALSAAQGRAQALEAADRAAARADAKARFSKFMGSAGTP; from the coding sequence ATGACCCTCACGCGCCGCCGTCTGGCGGTGGCCGTGGCCGCGAGCCTGCTCGCCGCCGCGCCGGCCATCCCTTCCGTGGCCTTCGCCCAATTCACGGTCTTCGATCCGACCAACTACGCCCAGAACGTCCTGCAGGCCGCCCGCGCCCTGCAGACCATCAACAACCAGATCAGCTCGCTGCAAAACGAGGCGCAGATGCTGATCGGCCAGGCCAAGAGCCTGGCCAGCCTGCCGTATTCGTCGCTGGCCGCGCTCCAGGCCCAGGTCGATCGCACGCGTGACCTGCTGGCCGAGGCGCAAGGCCTGGCCTTCGACGTCAGCCAGATCCGAGAGGCCTTCCGCACCCAGTACGGCGCGGTGGACCTCTCGGCCAGCGATGCGGTCCTGACCCAGAGGGCTGACGCCCGATGGGGCGCGGCCGTGGCCGGCTTCCAGGATGCGCTCAAGGTGCAGGCCGGGGTCGTCGGCGGCATGGGCGCCAGCCGCGACCAGCTGGCCAATCTGGTGACCCAAAGCCAGGGCGCGGAAGGCGGCCTCCAGGCGGCCCAGGCCGGCAATCAGCTTCTCGCCCTCCAGGCCCAGCAGCTGTCGGATCTGCTCGCGCTCAGCGCCGCCCAGGGCAGGGCGCAGGCGCTCGAAGCCGCCGATCGCGCCGCCGCCCGCGCCGACGCCAAGGCCCGCTTTTCCAAGTTCATGGGGAGCGCTGGCACGCCATGA
- a CDS encoding zf-TFIIB domain-containing protein produces the protein MTDPTSAARHEGGLLCPVCRVDLVMTDRQGIEIDYCPKCRGVWLDRGELDKIIERSLAYETPPPQPAPTPRPQAPEYGGPWEGDYRGGHDRGGHGGKHGGKHGGGHDGGYGGGHGRRRGFLGGLFD, from the coding sequence ATGACCGATCCGACCTCCGCCGCCCGCCACGAGGGCGGTCTGCTCTGCCCCGTCTGTCGCGTCGATCTGGTCATGACCGACCGACAGGGGATCGAGATCGACTATTGCCCCAAGTGCCGAGGCGTCTGGCTGGATCGCGGTGAACTCGACAAGATCATCGAGCGCAGCCTGGCCTATGAGACGCCGCCGCCTCAGCCGGCTCCGACTCCGCGTCCGCAGGCGCCAGAATACGGCGGTCCCTGGGAAGGGGACTACCGGGGCGGCCACGATCGCGGCGGCCACGGCGGCAAGCATGGTGGCAAGCACGGTGGCGGGCATGACGGCGGCTACGGCGGTGGCCATGGCCGGCGTCGCGGCTTCCTGGGCGGGCTGTTCGACTAG
- the trbE gene encoding conjugal transfer protein TrbE, giving the protein MLDLREYNKRPARLADFLPWVALVAPGVVLNKDGGFQRSAAFRGPDLDSSTDAEVAAVAARLNGALRRLGSGWAIFVEARRDPSAAYPDSAFPDQVSALVDEERRADFLGSGDHFESRYFLTLSYLPPIERRGRFEGLFIEGRSGVEIDWRAELAAFVDRTDRFLALLDGLMPSLAWLDDAATLSMLHGAVSTARQRVAVPEALVHLDSLLATEPLAGGLEPRLGVAHLRVLTLVGFPPATMPGLLDDLNRLAFPYRWSTRALCLDKTLATGLLTKIRRQWFAKRKSVLVLLREALTQEPSALVDNDAANKAAEADQALQDLGGDAVAYAYVTASVVVWDDDPARADAKLALVEKVIQGRELTVIRESVNAVEAWLGTIPGHVYANVRQPPLSTLNLAHLAPMSAVWAGPHRNRHLDGPPLLFARTAGSTPFRLSLHVDDVGHTLVVGPTGSGKSVLLAMLALSFRRYAGAQVFAFDFGASIRAAALGMGGDFHDLSGESGKAPVLQPLSMIDQPEERTWAAAWLAAILAREGVTITPTVREHLWAALGSLAGAPASERTLTGLVALLTSPPLKAALAPFVLGGPHGRLLDGVGEHLGEADVQVFETEGLARAGAAPAVLAYLFHRIGRRLDGRPTLILIDEGWLALDDPAFGAQLREWLKTLRKKNASVVFATQSLADVTSSPIAAAIIESCPTRIFLPNPRALEPQGAEAYGRFGLNSRQIEILARATPARDYYLQSRVGDRLFDLGLGPVALAFCAASSKADQALIGKILKSHGKRGFAAAWLRAKRLSWAADLLPGGSAAPAPISPETSS; this is encoded by the coding sequence ATGCTCGACCTTCGCGAATACAATAAGCGCCCCGCGCGCTTGGCCGACTTCCTGCCCTGGGTGGCGCTCGTCGCGCCCGGCGTGGTGCTGAACAAGGACGGCGGCTTCCAACGCAGCGCCGCGTTTCGAGGTCCCGATCTCGACAGCTCGACCGACGCCGAGGTCGCCGCCGTCGCCGCTCGCCTGAACGGCGCCCTGCGGCGGCTGGGGTCGGGCTGGGCGATCTTCGTCGAGGCGCGCCGCGACCCCTCAGCGGCCTATCCCGATAGCGCCTTCCCCGACCAGGTCTCGGCCCTGGTCGACGAGGAGCGGCGGGCCGACTTCCTCGGAAGCGGCGACCACTTCGAAAGCCGCTACTTCCTCACCCTGAGCTATCTGCCGCCGATCGAACGGCGCGGGCGGTTCGAGGGCCTGTTCATCGAAGGCCGCAGCGGCGTCGAGATCGACTGGCGCGCCGAGCTGGCCGCCTTCGTCGATCGCACCGATCGCTTCCTGGCGCTGCTCGACGGCCTGATGCCGAGCCTGGCCTGGCTCGACGATGCGGCCACGCTCTCCATGCTGCACGGGGCGGTGTCGACGGCGCGCCAGCGCGTGGCCGTGCCCGAGGCGCTGGTTCATCTCGACAGCCTGTTGGCCACCGAACCCCTGGCCGGCGGTCTGGAGCCGCGCCTGGGTGTTGCGCACCTGCGGGTGCTGACCCTGGTCGGGTTTCCGCCGGCCACGATGCCGGGCCTGCTCGACGACCTCAACCGACTGGCCTTCCCCTACCGCTGGTCGACCCGGGCGCTGTGCCTGGACAAGACGCTCGCCACCGGTCTGCTGACCAAGATCCGCCGCCAGTGGTTCGCCAAGCGCAAGTCGGTGCTGGTGCTGCTGCGCGAGGCCCTGACCCAGGAGCCCTCGGCCCTGGTCGACAACGACGCGGCCAACAAGGCCGCCGAGGCTGACCAAGCCCTGCAGGATCTCGGCGGCGACGCGGTGGCCTATGCCTATGTCACCGCCAGCGTGGTGGTCTGGGATGACGACCCGGCGCGGGCCGACGCCAAGCTCGCCCTGGTCGAGAAGGTCATCCAGGGCCGCGAACTCACCGTCATCCGTGAAAGCGTCAATGCGGTCGAAGCCTGGCTCGGGACCATCCCCGGCCACGTCTACGCCAATGTTCGCCAGCCGCCGCTCTCGACCCTGAACCTGGCCCACCTGGCGCCGATGTCGGCGGTCTGGGCCGGGCCGCACCGCAACCGGCACCTGGACGGTCCGCCGCTGCTCTTCGCCCGCACCGCCGGCTCGACCCCGTTCCGGCTGAGCCTCCATGTCGACGATGTCGGCCACACCCTGGTCGTCGGGCCGACCGGGTCGGGCAAGAGCGTCCTCCTGGCGATGCTGGCCCTGTCGTTCCGCCGCTATGCCGGCGCGCAGGTCTTCGCCTTCGACTTCGGCGCCTCTATCCGGGCGGCGGCCCTGGGGATGGGCGGGGATTTCCACGACCTCTCGGGCGAGAGCGGCAAGGCGCCGGTCCTGCAGCCGCTGTCCATGATCGACCAGCCCGAGGAACGAACCTGGGCGGCCGCGTGGCTGGCGGCGATCCTGGCGCGCGAAGGCGTGACGATCACCCCGACCGTGCGCGAGCACCTCTGGGCGGCGCTGGGCAGTCTGGCCGGAGCCCCGGCGTCCGAGCGCACCCTGACGGGCCTCGTCGCGCTGCTGACCAGTCCGCCGCTGAAGGCGGCCTTGGCGCCGTTCGTCCTAGGCGGACCGCACGGGCGCCTGCTGGACGGCGTCGGCGAGCATCTGGGCGAGGCCGACGTCCAGGTCTTCGAGACCGAGGGCCTGGCCCGGGCCGGGGCGGCGCCGGCGGTGCTGGCCTATCTCTTCCACCGCATCGGCCGGCGCCTCGACGGCCGGCCGACCCTGATCCTGATCGACGAGGGCTGGCTGGCGCTCGACGACCCCGCCTTCGGGGCCCAGCTGCGCGAGTGGCTGAAGACCCTGCGCAAGAAGAACGCCTCGGTCGTCTTCGCCACCCAGTCCCTGGCTGACGTCACCAGCAGCCCCATCGCCGCGGCGATCATCGAAAGCTGCCCGACCCGGATCTTCCTGCCCAACCCGCGTGCCTTGGAGCCGCAGGGCGCCGAGGCCTATGGGCGGTTCGGGCTCAACAGCCGCCAGATCGAGATCCTCGCCCGCGCCACGCCGGCCCGCGACTACTACCTGCAATCGCGGGTCGGCGACCGCCTCTTCGACCTGGGCCTGGGGCCCGTCGCGCTGGCCTTCTGCGCGGCCTCGTCGAAGGCCGATCAGGCCCTGATCGGCAAGATCCTGAAGAGCCACGGCAAGCGTGGCTTCGCCGCCGCCTGGCTGCGCGCCAAGCGCCTCAGCTGGGCCGCCGACCTCCTGCCGGGCGGATCGGCCGCTCCGGCGCCGATCTCCCCGGAGACTTCGTCATGA
- the trbL gene encoding P-type conjugative transfer protein TrbL gives MSDVGVIDRFFDTFNRYLDSGFGLLGGEVAFLSTTLVAIDVTLAALFWAWASNEDVLARLIKKTLYVGFFAFLIGNFQTLSLIVLKSFSGLGLKASGAGISAEDFLRPGKLAALGVSSCKPLLEAAAELGGFPGFFENIVQIVVLLLVALFVIVAFFIIAVQVFVVLIEFKLVTLAGFVLVPFGLFGRTAFLAEKVLGNVVASGVKVMVLAIVVGIGSSLFSEFTSAAAGQPTLEEVLAMALAALTLLGLSIFGPGVASGLVSGAPQLGAGAAVGTGLVVGGMAMAGAAAAQMVATGVGSSGAGAAAAAAGGGRAPPAGGAAPAGGSPPNPPQGGGGAASSGGASSPPPPPPSGGPSGQGGSSAPSGPNTPGDATDQPAWARDLERRQTMTHGAAMAVHAAGSGDDHSAGAAPSLSEDRS, from the coding sequence ATGAGCGACGTCGGCGTCATCGATCGCTTCTTCGACACCTTCAACCGGTACCTCGACAGCGGGTTCGGCTTGCTGGGCGGGGAGGTGGCGTTCCTCTCCACCACCCTGGTGGCCATCGACGTCACCCTGGCGGCGCTCTTCTGGGCCTGGGCCTCGAACGAGGACGTCCTGGCCCGGCTGATCAAGAAGACCCTGTATGTCGGGTTCTTCGCCTTCCTGATCGGCAACTTCCAGACCCTCAGCCTGATCGTCCTGAAGAGCTTCTCCGGACTGGGGCTGAAGGCCTCGGGCGCCGGGATATCGGCCGAGGACTTCCTGCGACCCGGCAAGCTGGCGGCGCTCGGCGTCTCGTCCTGCAAGCCGCTCCTGGAGGCGGCCGCCGAGCTGGGCGGCTTCCCGGGCTTCTTCGAGAACATCGTCCAGATCGTCGTCCTGCTCCTGGTGGCGCTCTTCGTCATCGTCGCCTTCTTCATCATCGCCGTTCAGGTCTTCGTGGTGCTGATCGAGTTCAAGCTGGTCACCCTGGCCGGCTTCGTCCTCGTGCCCTTCGGCCTCTTCGGACGTACCGCCTTCCTGGCTGAGAAGGTCCTGGGCAACGTCGTCGCCAGCGGCGTGAAGGTCATGGTGCTGGCCATCGTCGTCGGCATCGGCTCCTCGCTGTTTTCCGAATTCACCAGCGCCGCCGCCGGCCAGCCGACCTTGGAAGAGGTCCTGGCCATGGCCCTGGCGGCCCTGACGCTCCTGGGCCTGTCGATCTTCGGACCTGGCGTAGCCTCGGGCCTGGTGTCGGGCGCGCCGCAGCTGGGCGCCGGTGCGGCCGTCGGCACGGGGCTGGTCGTCGGTGGCATGGCGATGGCCGGCGCGGCCGCCGCCCAAATGGTCGCCACGGGCGTCGGCAGCTCCGGCGCCGGCGCGGCCGCCGCCGCCGCGGGTGGGGGACGCGCCCCGCCGGCTGGCGGGGCGGCCCCGGCCGGTGGTTCGCCGCCGAACCCGCCGCAAGGGGGCGGTGGGGCGGCCAGTTCGGGCGGAGCCTCCTCGCCACCACCGCCGCCTCCATCCGGCGGACCTAGCGGGCAGGGCGGTTCGAGCGCGCCCAGCGGCCCGAACACGCCTGGCGATGCGACCGACCAGCCCGCCTGGGCCCGCGATCTCGAACGTCGCCAGACCATGACCCATGGCGCGGCCATGGCCGTCCACGCCGCCGGCAGCGGTGACGACCACAGCGCCGGCGCGGCGCCCAGCCTTTCGGAGGACAGATCATGA
- a CDS encoding TrbI/VirB10 family protein produces the protein MSDERTQAEEAIAKTLRLRGSPAPVARLSRRALIIGSTAIAIILFGAVSWSMLEHRRAAPPRAEPPPVATPSERVTALPRGYAGPAGVPALGPPLPGDLGRPILAAQRAGAMSDAPLASPSEASVSSPAPPRAPVDPDREARAVVRRAAQQSGLFAAGRADRGGQASPAVKPEVAGPDARTTSVERLQAPASPYVLQAGAVIPAALVTGLRSDAPGLAIAQVTQDVYDSLGGGFLLIPAGARLVGEYEAEIRVGQSRLRVAWTRLILPSGRSIVLDKLPAADVQGMAGLQDGVDRHSGRILAAAGLSTVLAIGAETGSSSDESSLVRAIRRGGADAVSDVGRQVVGRSLDRAPTLTIRPGAPLRVLLSKDLVLEPYRVGARP, from the coding sequence ATGAGCGACGAGCGCACCCAGGCCGAAGAGGCCATCGCCAAGACCCTGCGGCTGCGTGGATCGCCCGCGCCCGTGGCCCGTCTGTCGCGCCGCGCCCTGATCATCGGCAGCACCGCCATCGCCATCATCCTGTTCGGCGCCGTCAGCTGGTCGATGCTGGAGCATCGCCGGGCCGCCCCGCCGCGGGCCGAACCGCCGCCGGTGGCGACGCCGTCGGAACGGGTCACGGCCCTGCCGCGAGGCTATGCCGGCCCCGCCGGCGTGCCGGCGCTGGGGCCGCCACTGCCCGGTGACCTGGGGCGGCCCATCCTGGCGGCGCAGCGCGCGGGCGCGATGTCGGATGCGCCGCTGGCGTCGCCCTCGGAGGCGTCGGTTTCGTCGCCCGCCCCGCCGCGGGCTCCGGTCGATCCGGACCGCGAGGCGCGCGCGGTGGTGCGGCGCGCGGCCCAACAGAGTGGCCTCTTCGCGGCGGGGCGGGCTGATCGCGGCGGCCAGGCCTCGCCGGCCGTAAAGCCCGAGGTCGCCGGGCCAGACGCCAGGACGACGAGCGTGGAGCGTCTTCAGGCGCCGGCCTCGCCCTATGTGCTGCAGGCCGGCGCGGTGATCCCCGCCGCCCTGGTCACCGGCCTGCGGTCGGACGCGCCGGGTCTGGCCATCGCCCAGGTCACCCAGGACGTCTACGACAGCCTCGGCGGTGGCTTCCTGCTGATCCCGGCGGGCGCGCGGCTGGTCGGGGAGTATGAGGCGGAGATCCGGGTCGGACAGAGCCGCCTGCGGGTGGCCTGGACCCGGCTGATCCTGCCATCAGGCCGCTCCATCGTGCTCGACAAGCTCCCGGCCGCCGACGTGCAAGGCATGGCCGGCCTGCAGGATGGCGTCGATCGCCACAGCGGCCGGATCCTGGCGGCGGCGGGCCTTTCGACCGTGCTGGCGATCGGGGCCGAGACCGGCTCGTCGAGCGACGAGTCCAGCCTGGTCCGAGCCATTCGACGTGGCGGCGCCGACGCCGTCAGCGATGTCGGGCGCCAAGTCGTGGGCCGCAGTCTCGACCGCGCGCCGACCCTGACCATCCGCCCCGGGGCGCCGCTGCGCGTCCTACTCAGCAAGGACCTCGTCCTTGAGCCCTACCGCGTGGGAGCCCGTCCATGA
- the trbG gene encoding P-type conjugative transfer protein TrbG, which produces MTRLIFSAGLACALLSSTVWAGPRTVDPALATPAGMQPFPWSDTGVYPVIAMPGRITDIVLEPGEALVETGAIAAGDTARWTIGDTTSGTGAQRRVHVLVKPTEPDLSTNLLINTDRRTYYLELRASSRTWQAQVSWVYPVSPPVLVEAPPVAAELDLSRVNRGYRIEGDHPLWRPLAVFDDGHRAYVEFGPGVVLDDLPPLYRLGVDGKTSEIINYHIEGRRIVVERLFDRAELRFGIKRQAQRVRLIRQAASVEAVR; this is translated from the coding sequence ATGACCCGTCTGATTTTTTCGGCGGGCCTTGCCTGCGCCCTGCTGTCCTCGACCGTCTGGGCGGGACCGAGAACTGTGGATCCGGCGCTGGCCACCCCAGCCGGCATGCAGCCCTTCCCCTGGTCGGACACCGGCGTCTATCCGGTGATCGCCATGCCAGGCCGGATCACCGACATCGTCCTGGAACCGGGAGAGGCGCTGGTCGAAACGGGCGCGATCGCGGCGGGGGACACCGCCCGCTGGACGATCGGCGACACGACGAGCGGGACCGGGGCGCAGCGCCGCGTCCATGTCCTGGTCAAGCCGACCGAGCCGGACCTGTCGACCAACCTTCTGATCAACACCGACCGGCGCACCTACTATCTGGAACTTCGCGCCTCATCCCGGACCTGGCAGGCCCAGGTCTCCTGGGTCTATCCGGTCAGCCCGCCGGTGCTGGTCGAGGCGCCGCCCGTGGCGGCCGAGCTTGATCTGTCGCGGGTCAATCGCGGCTACCGCATCGAGGGCGACCATCCGCTCTGGCGGCCGCTGGCGGTCTTCGACGATGGTCACCGCGCCTATGTCGAGTTCGGGCCGGGCGTCGTCCTGGACGACCTGCCGCCCCTCTATCGCCTGGGCGTCGACGGCAAGACCAGCGAGATCATCAACTACCACATCGAGGGGCGGCGGATCGTCGTCGAGCGGCTGTTCGATCGGGCTGAGCTGCGTTTCGGGATCAAGCGCCAGGCCCAGCGCGTGCGCCTGATCCGCCAGGCCGCCAGTGTGGAGGCGGTCCGATGA
- a CDS encoding restriction endonuclease, whose protein sequence is MTEEAAADGDTPWVIPSEIRFDTLLGKDLEECVYWLLDAMGAQDLEWRVGGTGGGAADGGRDLAAAFYALTPAGDMDRKRWWFECKGRSKTLEADQVKAAVNNALGEPGLDYIVIVTNTTFTNPTRDWVVRWQQAHPTPVVQLWDGVTLERMLSRQPQVVMRLFAQALSLEGRVKAAKDRFWGRLEFVAPKLLAEFWAARREVDLDGMTLFALIATEFAAGSIAQRPWAADLDKAKLAETLQYAIANIFYLIQRAEDAGQRSEPLLRAQAYVVLVALQAFGPTAVTELLRVLMAGDPDNPYPDVVQSMLLMPIIDQLLGELQEVCSSDCQRFTTTLHALRTEDGDEVEDYWWRLDQRGLPRLEDPTAHLRLERTGAPCKVGFALNDEVTCPLFDAEPTLENLEAMLTVFAKVSAFRKIDAQGRHAERVARIAEFNASPLRRPPTPTPAEGGETA, encoded by the coding sequence ATGACCGAAGAAGCGGCGGCCGACGGCGACACGCCGTGGGTGATCCCCTCGGAGATCCGGTTCGACACCCTGCTGGGCAAGGACCTGGAGGAATGCGTCTACTGGCTGCTCGACGCCATGGGGGCGCAGGACCTGGAATGGCGGGTCGGCGGCACGGGCGGCGGGGCCGCTGATGGCGGCCGCGACCTGGCCGCCGCCTTCTATGCGCTCACCCCGGCTGGCGACATGGACCGCAAGCGATGGTGGTTCGAATGCAAGGGCCGCTCCAAGACGCTGGAGGCCGACCAGGTCAAGGCGGCGGTCAACAACGCGCTGGGCGAGCCTGGCCTCGACTACATCGTCATCGTCACCAACACGACCTTCACCAACCCCACCCGTGATTGGGTGGTGCGCTGGCAGCAGGCGCACCCCACGCCGGTCGTGCAGCTGTGGGACGGCGTGACGCTGGAGCGGATGCTGTCGCGCCAGCCGCAGGTCGTCATGCGCTTGTTCGCCCAGGCGCTGAGCTTGGAGGGCCGGGTCAAAGCGGCCAAGGATCGGTTCTGGGGCCGGCTCGAATTCGTCGCCCCCAAGCTGCTGGCCGAGTTCTGGGCCGCCCGGCGCGAAGTCGACCTGGACGGCATGACGCTTTTTGCGCTGATCGCCACCGAGTTCGCGGCCGGCTCGATCGCGCAGCGGCCCTGGGCCGCCGACCTCGACAAGGCCAAGCTGGCCGAGACCCTCCAATACGCCATCGCCAACATCTTCTATCTGATCCAACGCGCCGAAGACGCCGGTCAAAGATCCGAGCCGCTGCTGCGCGCCCAGGCCTATGTCGTGCTGGTCGCCCTGCAGGCCTTCGGCCCGACCGCCGTCACGGAGCTGCTGCGGGTGCTGATGGCGGGCGATCCCGACAATCCCTACCCCGATGTCGTCCAGAGCATGCTTCTGATGCCGATCATCGACCAGCTGCTGGGCGAACTGCAGGAGGTCTGTTCGTCCGACTGTCAGCGGTTCACGACGACCTTGCACGCCCTGCGTACCGAAGACGGCGACGAGGTCGAAGACTACTGGTGGCGGCTGGACCAAAGGGGCTTGCCGCGTCTTGAGGACCCGACCGCCCACCTTCGCCTGGAGCGCACAGGGGCGCCCTGCAAGGTCGGCTTCGCGCTGAACGACGAGGTCACTTGTCCGCTGTTCGACGCCGAACCGACCCTGGAAAACCTGGAAGCCATGCTGACGGTGTTCGCCAAGGTCTCGGCGTTCCGGAAGATCGACGCCCAAGGCCGCCATGCCGAACGCGTGGCTCGGATCGCCGAGTTCAACGCCAGCCCGCTGCGCCGGCCGCCCACTCCCACGCCGGCTGAGGGCGGCGAAACGGCCTAA
- a CDS encoding DUF2274 domain-containing protein has protein sequence MNKLKLRPLEDETPVKMTVDVPAATHRNLVAYAQAHATQTGGKAAEPVRLIVPMLDQFMATDRAFVRGRRGRAE, from the coding sequence ATGAATAAGCTGAAACTGCGTCCGCTGGAGGACGAGACCCCGGTCAAGATGACGGTGGACGTTCCGGCCGCCACCCACCGCAACCTCGTCGCCTACGCCCAGGCCCACGCGACCCAGACCGGCGGCAAGGCGGCCGAGCCGGTTCGCCTGATCGTGCCAATGCTCGACCAGTTCATGGCCACCGACCGCGCCTTCGTGCGCGGGCGGCGGGGGCGCGCCGAGTAG
- the trbF gene encoding conjugal transfer protein TrbF, producing MTLLKGPARYGETPAPETPYQRHGQAWDDLLGAARVQAFNWRLMALGLLTLSGGLTAGLVTLSLRGGVTPWVVQVDHLGEPRVVAPAIQGARPTDAMIAWTLARFITDVRTISTDPVLMRQAWLRAYDFTSTDGAAALSDHARRADPFSQVGKTQVTVAVTSVVRASPDSFRLAWTEQRFADGQLVATERWTAILTVTLRPPRTAEGLRSNPLGVFVTALSWSKEFGA from the coding sequence ATGACCCTGCTCAAGGGACCCGCGCGCTATGGCGAGACGCCCGCGCCCGAAACCCCGTACCAGCGCCACGGCCAGGCCTGGGACGACCTGCTGGGCGCCGCCCGCGTCCAGGCCTTCAACTGGCGCCTGATGGCGTTGGGTCTGCTGACGCTGAGTGGCGGGCTCACCGCTGGGCTGGTGACCTTGTCCCTGCGGGGCGGGGTCACCCCCTGGGTGGTCCAGGTCGATCATCTGGGCGAGCCCCGGGTCGTCGCCCCCGCGATCCAGGGCGCGCGGCCGACCGACGCCATGATCGCCTGGACCCTGGCGCGGTTCATCACCGACGTGCGCACCATCTCCACCGATCCGGTGTTGATGCGCCAGGCCTGGCTGCGGGCCTACGACTTCACCTCGACGGACGGCGCGGCCGCGCTCTCCGACCATGCCCGGCGGGCCGATCCCTTCAGCCAGGTCGGCAAGACCCAGGTGACGGTGGCGGTGACCAGCGTGGTGCGCGCCTCGCCCGACAGCTTTCGCCTGGCCTGGACCGAGCAACGCTTCGCCGATGGCCAGCTGGTCGCCACCGAACGCTGGACGGCGATCCTGACCGTCACCCTGCGGCCGCCGCGCACCGCCGAGGGCCTGCGCAGCAACCCGCTGGGCGTGTTCGTCACGGCCCTGTCCTGGTCCAAGGAGTTCGGCGCATGA
- a CDS encoding VirB3 family type IV secretion system protein — MAGDRALGFAAPVHRALTEPMLLAGAPRAIALVNGTLAAALGLGLRLWAVGLAVWLIGHGLAVWAARRDPQIFEVGRRHVRLPAHLEV; from the coding sequence ATGGCCGGCGATCGCGCCCTGGGGTTCGCGGCCCCCGTCCATCGGGCCCTGACCGAACCGATGCTCCTGGCCGGCGCCCCGCGCGCGATCGCCCTGGTCAACGGCACCCTGGCCGCGGCCCTGGGGCTGGGCCTGCGCCTCTGGGCGGTGGGCCTGGCCGTCTGGTTGATCGGCCATGGTCTCGCGGTCTGGGCCGCCCGCCGCGATCCCCAGATCTTCGAGGTCGGCCGCCGCCACGTGCGCCTGCCCGCGCACCTGGAGGTCTGA
- a CDS encoding TrbC/VirB2 family protein, giving the protein MSTSLALPRAYAPGLPIRARLRDRLPNLKPWVVAGLGLGFTLLSAQAQAAGSGMPWEEPLQQILESVEGPVAKIIAVIIIIVTGLTLAFGETSGGSRKLIQIVFGLSIAFAASSFFLSFFSFGGGALV; this is encoded by the coding sequence GTGTCCACGAGCCTTGCCTTGCCGCGCGCCTATGCGCCCGGCCTGCCCATCCGTGCGCGCCTTCGCGACCGGCTCCCCAACCTCAAGCCCTGGGTCGTCGCCGGCCTGGGCCTGGGCTTCACCCTGCTCAGCGCCCAGGCTCAGGCGGCCGGGTCGGGCATGCCCTGGGAAGAGCCGCTTCAGCAGATCCTGGAGTCGGTCGAAGGGCCGGTGGCCAAAATCATCGCGGTGATCATCATCATCGTCACGGGCCTGACCCTGGCGTTCGGTGAGACCTCCGGCGGCTCGCGCAAGCTGATCCAGATCGTCTTTGGTCTGTCGATCGCCTTCGCCGCCAGCTCCTTCTTCCTGTCGTTCTTCTCGTTCGGCGGCGGAGCGCTGGTCTGA
- a CDS encoding MgtC/SapB family protein has translation MKVDPTALWETANHIFNLALAFILALPVGWDREHEERSAGIRTFPLVAIAACGFVLVGIAVLGRGSSAQARILEGLITGVGFIGGGAILKQGARASGTATAASLWATGAMGAAVGYGLYDIAVVLALTTFLTLRFARPFKQAARDEAPPNGASAASDQAEQG, from the coding sequence ATGAAGGTTGATCCGACCGCCTTGTGGGAAACCGCCAACCACATCTTCAACCTGGCCCTGGCCTTCATCCTGGCCTTGCCGGTGGGCTGGGACCGCGAGCACGAGGAGCGCAGCGCCGGCATCAGGACGTTCCCGCTGGTCGCCATCGCCGCCTGTGGCTTCGTGCTGGTCGGCATCGCCGTGCTGGGCCGGGGTTCGTCGGCCCAGGCCCGGATCCTGGAAGGCCTGATCACCGGCGTAGGCTTCATCGGCGGCGGCGCAATCCTGAAACAAGGCGCGCGCGCGTCGGGGACAGCGACGGCCGCCAGCCTCTGGGCGACCGGGGCGATGGGCGCGGCCGTCGGTTACGGCCTCTACGACATCGCCGTTGTCCTGGCGCTGACCACCTTCCTGACCCTGCGGTTCGCGCGCCCGTTCAAGCAGGCCGCCCGCGACGAAGCTCCGCCGAACGGCGCGTCCGCCGCCTCCGATCAAGCTGAGCAAGGCTAG
- the trbK-alt gene encoding putative entry exclusion protein TrbK-alt codes for MTRSLVWGTVLIILLGAAVLAGGASQPSSTKAPAAASRDPDLARCQALGEAGAADAQCRAAWARFFGGAAS; via the coding sequence ATGACCCGATCCCTCGTCTGGGGGACCGTACTGATCATTCTGCTGGGCGCCGCTGTCTTGGCGGGCGGGGCGTCCCAGCCATCATCGACAAAGGCGCCGGCCGCCGCCTCGCGCGATCCGGACCTGGCGCGCTGCCAGGCGCTCGGCGAGGCGGGCGCTGCGGACGCGCAATGCCGCGCGGCCTGGGCGCGGTTCTTCGGCGGGGCCGCGTCATGA